In Theileria parva strain Muguga chromosome 4 map unlocalized ctg_529, whole genome shotgun sequence, one DNA window encodes the following:
- the YTM1 gene encoding WD domain G-beta repeat protein — MTVEEIYAKFINGSDEKYDLEDDTFLISTDMDRSSLSKMINELLNLENQVSFDIIIHNNRLRTTVSEVLEELNIQSESTIEVLYVLTISEPSENTLDKLDDWISGLSYDKISDISAVCCYNGRVSLYRSETMEKVHNFTNQSSKSSVCITTNKSNPEFTELICGTFNGLVEVYYVNSKVKTPLNTLVASNNAVSDTVNSVTVEDSCKVIASGGYDNLITLYQNVEMLDEELLNSKSNKRTLHETKTLTQLGSLANHTKPITRLKFYPYKNETLLSSSIDGKLCVWDIEKKSLISSHNTGNAVTCFDISPNGNMVCTGTLSGSLTIWDLNSENTSVSLNSPQEHSYNFAKVSQSMQFDRLVSDISWNPSNNLISSISLDGSVILLDVRSPKFPLQTVNCKDGEESDRGTCTRWTSSKEIIYTTASGLVNKLKYKEI, encoded by the exons ATGACAGTTGAAGAGATTTATGCCAAATTCATCAATGGATCTGACGAAAAGTATGATCTTGAAGATGACACTTTTCTCATATCCACTGATATGGACCGAAGTTCATTATCAAAG atgATAAATGAGTTACtaaatttggaaaatcAAGTTTCATTTGATATTATAATTCATAATAATCGGCTCCGTACCACAGTTTCCGA AGTATTGGAGGAGCTGAATATTCAATCTGAGAGTACAATTGAGGTTTTGTATGTATTGACTATAAGTGAGCCTTCTGAGAATACTCTTGATAAATTGGATGATTGGATTTCAGGTCTCTCATATGACAAGATTTCAg aCATATCGGCAGTCTGTTGTTATAATGGAAGAGTCTCACTGTACAGATCAGAAACCATGGAAAAGGTTCATAATTTCACAAATCAGTCTTCAAAATCATCAGTTTGCATTACTACAAAcaa GTCGAATCCTGAATTTACTGAGCTTATTTGTGGTACTTTTAACGGCCTCGTTGAGGTGTACTACGTTAATTCAAAGGTTAAAACCCCGCTGAACACATTAGTGGCTTCAAACAACGC AGTATCTGATACTGTAAACTCAGTAACAGTTGAGGATTCTTGTAAAGTTATAGCATCTGGCGGTTACGATAATCTGATCACACTGTACCAAAAT GTTGAAATGCTAGACGAggaattattaaattctaaatctaataaaag AACATTACATGAGACTAAGACTTTAACTCAGCTGGGATCTCTAGCAAATCATACAAAACCCATCACG AGACTAAAATTCTATCcttataaaaatgaaactCTTTTATCTTCTTCAATTGATGGAAAATTATGTGTTTGGGACATTGAGAAAAAGAGTTTAATTTCATCACATAACACTGGAAAT GCTGTAACATGTTTTGATATATCACCAAATGGAAATATGGTTTGTACTGGAACTCTTTCAGGAAGTCTTACAATTTGGGATTTAAACTCTGAGAACACTTCTGTTAGTCTCAATTCTCCCCAAGAACATTCTTATAACTTTGCTAAAGTGTCACAGTCGATGCAATTTGACCGTTTAGTCAGTGACATTTCATGGAACCCAAGTAATAATCTCATTTCATCGATTTCCCTGGACGGAAGTGTTATTCTCCTAGACGTCAGATCACCCAAATTCCCACTCCAAACT GTTAATTGTAAGGATGGAGAGGAATCTGACAGAGGAACGTGTACGCGCTGGACGAGTTCAAAGGAAATCATTTATACCACAGCTTCTGGTCTtgtaaataagttaaaatataaggaaatttag
- the SETVS gene encoding SET domain protein, which produces MTHYRDSAYFSKLISLEGIPKEFLPNLDDNDSVISEPQFRKNEDESEREANFEAQEKEEVVRKTAERKLEWPLCCWICRQPITKKKTYIICTDMCKRSYHNRCHDFMKNYFRSIYDKVIANKKSSPNNNISEFNIDLSYFNDGSVFTSDLDLKVDTDDVNCNSEHSFNADDSHTFIDNWKFYNTTNANSATTNTVNNSNNVDSVDKVDKVDTVVKVDKVESAGTDESVESVDEMNVEDNVSVDDVKVENVERKCFFCSISHIGCNGCRQFFVPKNLVKCCIDECPTFYCYPNCLSRTRIIIPDKKVIDINMSMCGHLHNLVDSNGRPKFICHSHTCWSCYDCDRYSYYWESFWRNEYGKGNNASLVSAWNTLKTSCRGKVESSHFAKGKKIAKPQRYPDVRGFKTFIQSRSYSVFSTNSDDLYDSSDDEEEYFQKGPSSVLLKCIRCDRTWCTHCVHPDVHIVPKSGKQIVCQDCIHVQIGCTLAQNSRDSSNMSNIVKRECIYPVIRLDTSVPTEIFTQLKNFITEHANYEKKLNLEPSFISKHPAQDSDDDLQLLDLHKSILQRAKSRRSKKGDSNSSSKSSQNKSTQNKSNQPPKLDQQYQSKTGQVSKQFGVSKEWNNIIKQSDESVLNKISSEFRYVTSNVISAENKKLVVAPEAEMKCHCDKKCGSDCSNVTKNIECTVKNCGLADVNCGNRRFAHFSGPKLRLNYVDGKGVGAVATEEIGEGELVCEYVGEVISQADFQRCLASASFAEIDDGNQSHWYVMKIHRDTYIDSTHLGNVARFINHSCDPNCASVPINVKGTYRMGVFALRKIKQDEEVTYNYGFTSKGVGGGFRCRCRAKNCRGIIGSQLAHSPDSLMSIEASKFSGAEADVLSQLTTDMSSLTVANKTQSLKQQPSPLDVLNGIWTCGDLHRYEKIVEVLDKMNGGSLSNPLKYLLADNAHVSEAQFNYVKLLTLNSMSFLDFDIANTKKFATNVPWALIAMGHKDISSQVSMESSTGFFDFYQPAKRFIQIYSMLLAGKKSGKQACENIQDLMDLTWGGTESCSACGGYGDCKWCDRCGDVLHDDNNCGDFYVNKEGYNTCTMCQNSDHRYKWYLSSNIEREKMAMELWSIRMRKKVDEHFQLLSELCTRESKGKSAELGKKYEMYIDEKRLFCTGNEYELFKKDPKLYYESQEKEKNYCLESMTTFECYT; this is translated from the exons ATGACTCATTACAGAGATTCAGCttatttttcaaagttAATATCGCTAGAGGGCATACCGAAGGAGTTCCTCCCAAACCTTGACGACAACGATTCTGTGATAAGTGAGCCTCAGTTTAGAAAGAATGAAGATGAATCTGAGCGCGAAGCTAACTTTGAGGCCCAGGAAAAGGAAGAAGTTGTGAGGAAGACGGCGGAGCGGAAGTTAGAGTGGCCACTGTGTTGTTGGATTTGTAGGCAACCAATAACAAAGAAAAAGACATACATTATCTGTACTGACATGTGTAAACGGTCGTATCATAACAGATGCCACGACTTTATGAAGAATTACTTCCGCAGTATCTACGACAAAGTTATCGCCAACAAGAAATCCTCACCCAATAATAATATCTCAGAGTTCAATATTGATCTTTCTTACTTCAATGACGGCTCTGTTTTCACCTCTGATCTTGACCTCAAAGTTGATACCGACGATGTAAACTGTAATTCTGAACATTCTTTCAACGCCGATGATTCACATACCTTTATCGATAACTGGAAGTTTTACAACACCACCAATGCCAACTCTGCTACCACTAACACTGTAAACAATTCAAACAATGTTGACTCTGTTGACAAAGTTGATAAAGTTGACACAGTTGTTAAAGTTGATAAAGTTGAGTCTGCAGGCACGGATGAATCTGTAGAATCCGTAGACGAAATGAATGTGGAGGATAATGTTAGTGTTGATGATGTTAAGGTTGAGAATGTTGAGAGGAAATGTTTCTTTTGTTCAATATCACACATTGGCTGTAACGGTTGCAGGCAATTTTTTGTGCCCAAAAACTTGGTAAAATGTTGCATTGATGAGTGTCCTACGTTCTACTGTTATCCAAACTGTTTGTCTAGGACCAGGATAATAATCCCGGACAAGAAGGTGATTGACATAAACATGAGCATGTGTGGtcatttacataatttgGTAGACTCTAACGGGCGTCCGAAGTTCATTTGCCACTCTCACACATGCTGGAGCTGCTATGACTGTGACCGCTACTCCTACTACTGGGAATCATTTTGGCGTAACGAGTATGGAAAGGGGAATAACGCCTCCCTAGTTTCAGCCTGGAACACGCTTAAAACTTCGTGTAGAGGAAAGGTTGAATCTTCCCACTTTGCAAAGGGGAAGAAAATAGCTAAACCGCAACGGTACCCAGATGTCAGAGGgtttaaaacatttatCCAGTCGAGATCGTATTCAGTGTTTTCCACCAACTCTGATGACTTATATGACTCATCAGATGATGAGGAGGAGTATTTCCAGAAAGGACCGTCAAGTGTACTTTTAAAGTGTATCCGCTGTGATAGGACTTGGTGTACTCACTGCGTTCATCCGGATGTACACATTGTACCAAAATCTGGGAAACAAATTGTGTGTCAAGATTGTATTCATGTGCAGATTGGATGTACTTTGGCTCAAAACTCACGGGATTCAAGTAATATGTCAAATATTGTCAAGAGGGAGTGTATATATCCTGTGATAAGATTGGATACGAGTGTCCCTACGGAGATATTTACGCAGTTAAAAAACTTCATAACTGAGCATGCGAATTATGAAAAGaagttaaatttagagCCGTCATTTATATCCAAACATCCAGCGCAGGATTCTGACGATGATTTGCAGTTACTTGATTTACACAAGTCCATACTGCAAAGAGCTAAGTCAAGACGTAGTAAAAAGGGAGACTCTAACTCCAGTTCTAAATCTTCCCAAAACAAATCAACTCAAAATAAATCCAACCAACCACCCAAATTAGATCAACAGTACCAATCGAAAACTGGTCAGGTGTCGAAACAGTTTGGCGTTTCCAAAGAATGGAATAACATAATCAAACAATCTGACGAATCTGTTTTGAACAAGATATCGAGTGAGTTTAGATATGTAACCTCGAATGTGATAAGTGCTGAGAATAAAAAGTTGGTAGTGGCACCGGAGGCTGAGATGAAATGTCATTGTGATAAAAAGTGTGGATCAGACTGTAGTAATGTTACGAAAAACATCGAGTGTACTGTGAAAAACTGTGGATTAGCTGACGTAAACTGTGGTAACAGAAGATTTGCACACTTTTCAGGTCCGAAACTGAGACTTAATTATGTTGACGGCAAGGGTGTGGGAGCTGTGGCTACTGAGGAGATTGGTGAGGGAGAATTGGTTTGCGAGTATGTTGGTGAAGTGATTTCACAGGCTGATTTCCAGCGTTGTCTGGCAAGTGCAAGTTTTGCAGAAATTGATGACGGGAATCAGAGTCACTGGTACGTCATGAAGATACACAGGGATACTTACATTGACTCAACTCACCTGGGCAACGTTGCAAGGTTTATCAATCATTCGTGTGATCCAAACTGTGCCAGTGTCCCAATCAACGTTAAGGGTACTTACCGGATGGGAGTGTTTGCACtgagaaaaattaaacaggATGAAGAAGTTACGTATAATTATGGCTTCACATCGAAGGGAGTTGGAGGTGGTTTCAGGTGTAGATGCAGGGCTAAAAACTGCAGAGGAATTATAGGCTCACAATTGGCACACTCGCCAGACTCACTCATGAGTATTGAGGCCTCCAAATTCTCAGGAGCTGAAGCTGATGTGCTGTCACAACTAACCACTGACATGTCTTCGTTAACAGTTGCCAATAAGACTCAATCACTAAAACAGCAACCGTCACCACTGGATGTATTGAATGGCATTTGGACCTGTGGCGACTTACACAgatatgaaaaaattgtgGAAGTTTTAGATAAAATGAATGGTGGAAGCTTGAGTAACCCGttgaaatatttgttaGCAGATAACGCTCACGTGTCTGAGGCGCAGTTTAATTACGTAAAACTGCTCACACTGAACTCAATGTCATTTCTGGATTTCGATATTGCAAATACCaaaaaa TTTGCAACTAATGTGCCCTGGGCACTCATAGCCATGGGCCATAAAGATATTTCATCACAAGTG TCGATGGAGTCTAGTACGGGATTTTTCGATTTTTATCAACCTGCAAAACGCTTCATACAAATCTAC TCGATGTTATTGGCTGGAAAAAAATCAGGAAAACAAGCATGTGAAAACATTCAAGATCTCATGGACCTAACTTGGGGCGGAACCGAA AGTTGTTCGGCATGTGGCGGGTATGGAGACTGTAAGTGGTGTGACAGATGCGGAGACGTGTTACACGACGATAACAACTGCGGCGACTTCTACGTCAATAAAGAAGGCTACAACACCTGCACCATGTGCCAAAACTCCGATCACAG ATATAAATGGTATTTATCGAGTAATATTGAGAGGGAAAAAATGGCGATGGAGTTGTGGTCGATAAGGATGAGGAAAAAGGTTGATGAACACTTCCAACTGTTATCAGAGCTGTGTACCAGAGAATCAAAGGGAAAGAGTGCAGAGTTAGGgaaaaaatatgaaatgtATATTGACGAAAAAAGATTATTTTGTACCGGAAACGAATAtgaattgtttaaaaaagaCCCGAAACTGTACTATGAGTCACAGGAGAAGGAGAAAAATTACTGCCTGGAATCAATGACCACATTTGAATGTTATACCTGA